The genomic interval TTCCTGCGGCCTACCCTCTCCACGAGCCACACTCCCACCAAGGTGAACACGAAGTTGGTAGCTGAGGTTGCAGCAGCCAGCCAGATCGCCTGTTTGTCTTCCCGCACCCCGGCCATCTGCAGGATGGTAGCACTGTAGTACCTGGATACGAACAAACAGAGCGATGAGGTCAGCAGAGAGAGGTAAAAACGTGTTCAATGTGACCAGACAAGCAGGGCATACATGACTGTGTTGATCCCAGACAGCTGCTGGAACATCTGGAGGCCACACCCAACAACGAGAGCCCTGCGAGTCGGTCCGTAGCTGAGGATGCGCAAAATGACGACGCCTCCTGCAAACCAGGAGTTAGAGTTTCCAACGTGATGTTGAAGTtgcagtacgtaacttttatgaaaaaattgtttttttgttttttacatatttgttaaagctgtccccctgtcatgacagtataatatgagacaggtaatttgtgaaaagatggttctcctccacctccttcctgagCTGCTGTGGCCGTCTGAAAAAATGCATCGCTCTGAcctaaaacaaccaatcacggccaggaggaggggcttagcgctgtcactCAACCTCATGTACACGGCTGATTGAATGATGGTTTGGTGTTCAAAAATAGCAAATTTAAAGTACTGGTAGAGGGAGAATAAGGGATAAGAGGGGcacaaaattcattaaattaaaaatggaaattttgttTACGACTATCTCAactataaacaaaatgtttatgaaaaatttatatcattaaagatccaaaacttaaaaaggACTTTTGccttagtaaaagaaaaatggccaATTTCCACATCTTTTGGGTCAtcaattgttttctattttatttgccAGATGTTTACCATTCTTGACTTGTGGTCAAGGGTCAAAGAAAAATCATgtcaagggccacaaatggcttAGAGCACAGGGTTCCCAACCTTTTCCGTGCCATGGCCCCCTAAAGTGCATTGGTTTCTGGCTGGGGACCCTTTTGCCAACCCACAGACAATGCtaatatgtaaagaaacatcaacttttagaatgttttgcatcacttttattcactatttaataattattatatttgtttaGCATACGTGCTGCCTCATCCTTCCTTATTTCAGTCAGCCAGGAGCTATTAGGGGTTATTTGTATGAGGGCAGTTTCTTTGGTCTTTTTATTAtctaaaaagtcatttaaaaaattactagattcagttgtattattttgtttcccCATTTCTTCTCTCCATCTTTCTGAGGCCCCATAATTTCCCAAGGTGGCCCCTACTTTAAAAAACACTGGTCTAGAGAGCCGCATAAAGAGTTGGACACATCTCTCAGACCTGATCCCGTATCGTTCTCCTCCTCCTCGATGCTGATCCTGATGGTGTCATACTCCTCCTCGACATTCCGGTCCCCCCGGATCCGGCCCAGGACTCGGCGGGCCTCCTCACTCCGGCCTTTCTGCAGGAGCCAGCGGGGGCTCTCTGGCAGGAAGACGAAGCCGAAGAACTGCAGCACGGCAGGCAGGATGGACAGACCCAGCATGTACCTGGGATCGATCGGGAGGAAGTTGGAGGAGGACACTGCTGAACAGAAATTACCAGAGACAAAAAGCGACATTTCGGGTCAAATACCTCCAGCCGTTGTGACTCAGGTAGCTGAAAGCCCCGTCCACCACACTGGCTATGAACTGGCCACCAGTGATGAAGAGAGAGTTGATGGTGACCAGCTGACCTCGCAGGTGTGGAGGGGAAACCTCTGCAATGTATACAGGGACCGTCATAGAAGCAATGCCTGTTGGGAAGAAGAGgtatttttttgtaacataTAGAATTTGAGAAGATAATCTCTGCCTTAAAGCAAAGAGTGGCAGCATCaagcaaaagacttgagactaaGGCGGAGAATGACGCTCCAGGAAAGCGTCAACCCTTAACATCAGGGCCTGACTTCAGGAAGGGCATACAGGGCCAGCAGCCTGGGGCCCTGATTTTTGGGGGCACcaaagactttttctttttaaatgtatctcAAACTCATAAGCCAACATCAGGTGAGTTGTACTGGGATGTgtatgaagaaaaataacatccacttatttgaaaattattaagTTATTGCTGATGTGTGGAAAAACTggtaaatataacaaaaatgtacTTGCAGCAAAAAGTGGTCTAAGTGTactaatgtgttttattatatATTGCAAGTAAAATTTTGGGGGGTGGAatagctaaaaaagaaaaataataaatagattatgtgtatttaaataaaaatgtatgtaaatttaTATagaatgtatgttttttaaatgtattgtgtATTACATTTACGTCTTGATTGAAGAAGATAACTCTGTATGCCTTTGTGTGAACTGAACATGATTATCTGGGGGGGACAGAATTTTTCCATGGCTCCTATTTACCCCCCTTGGTGTTGCCACTGATTTATACTTTTCACTTCACCCATTGGAGTTACTCACCGATGCCCAAACCCACTGTGATGCGACCAACAAGGAGGACCACTTTGCTCTGGGCGACACTCATAACAATCCCACCGCCACAGAAGATGAAGCTGGCGATGAGGATGCAAATCCTGCGCCCCAGCCACCCGTTCAGGAAGCCCCCGCTGAGGGCGGAGAGCGCCGCGGCTCCGACGGTGCTGGACACCAGCAGCTCCTGCCACAGGGCGCTCAGGTGCATCTCCTTCTTCAGGAGCAGCATCGCTCCGGAGACCACCCCCGTGTCATACCCGAAGAGGAATCCACCCAGGGCAGAGAAAAACGCCAGCAAGTAGACGAAACACGGGGTCGTTGAGGAGTCTTGATCCCGGAGGCTCTCCCCGGCGCGTCCGGACGGAGGTCCAATGAGACTCCGCTCTCCATCCTCTGCAGCTTCCTGCCTCCTGCTGCCTGTGCGGTTACTCATCTGTCATTGAAGCTGCTGGACTCAGGGGAAAGCCGCGGTTAGTTAGTTAAACAACCTGCGCTTTTTGGGAGGCATGACAGCACCAAGTTAGAGTCAAACTTAACCTACTATCTGGTTAACAACAGGCGATAAGGTAGCGTTTGCTATTTCTGCTTAACGtcgtaagaaaaagaaaaaaaagcccaaactgCACTTTGGCAGCAAACTGACTTGTTTATTTACCCATCTGATAAGGAGACTGCTAAGTGCTCGGGGCGGCCATGTTTGCGTGACGTAGGCAGTCTACAAAAGCATGTTAgtgaaaaaagaggaagaaacacGTTTTTAACTTGACGGTGTTCCAGTTATCCGTAAATCCTTTATTACAGTTTAATTGCAAATACAGGATAACATTGTTTCTccctgaaaatgtgaaaaaaaattatttagggAATAACGACgtttaaaaaatcagaaattttcatTATTGATAGGAAGATTGTGATTTAAGATTTATTAGTCTAGTCTTTTTGTGGTTTACAGCTAGCCATAGTCAGTGAATGTTAAAATAGCTTGTCTAAAGAATTTAACCTCAGCAATTCTATCTCGCTGTTATTTacacaacttttatttaaagccGAACTATGTTTTAAGATTTCTATGCCCCTCACAATATGGCGGAGACATTGACGCACAACCTCTGGAAGCTCGTCGCTCGTCTGTTTTTTCGAGTTCAGTCAAAGCAAGTACACCTCTCCAACCACCGTCAGGCTCAATGCAATGACTGTGTCACGGTTGAAAACCGCCGCTTTTCGGTACGTTTCATTAAACCAAAGTACATTTGCTGACACCAAGTCAACATCCGCAAACGTCGACTCGATCAATTTTCTCTCACTGGTTGTTTTCATAAGCGCATTAAATAGAAAACTATTTGCTCTGAAGACATGCTTTAAATGAGTACATTTCAACATGTCTTAATTTGTAGAGAGCTTATAGACTAATTTAATAGATCCAAATTCGTTGAACATAAAATCCTCAAACTGTTTCTTTGACTCAGACGAATGATTTGCTTTGCTGTAGTTCTTATTTTATATCTATTCTCTTGCTTTCTTGTTATAATTGTATTACTTGTACCCACTTACCTCCTAAAAAACTTCCAACGCTCTGCTGCACAGCATTTCTTCTTCGGCGAACAGGAAGCTTCTGTGGGATCATATGATGTTGCCGATTAAAGGGACAGCTGGAAGGCGGCGGCCGTCCAGGTCACGTCATAACTATGGTCGTAACCTGTTCATCTGGATGTTCAGCGAGAGAGACGCAACAAGGTTTAAAGATGGTAGTTTACAAAGACCGACGGACTTCGACGAATCATCCATGACTGCGTTGCTTTTTCTTAACTGTTCCAGTTTCAAGACATGTTTTTTCGTATTTTATGTATCAAAGCACAACCTTTATGTGCTCATTAATTAGTTccacaaaagtttttttttctttcttctttaataTTCAGAATGTATGGGAACACAGCAGTGccataaaacatgaatatgaaACGtgaagaaaactagaaaaaataaagtaattctgTATTGTTCAGTGAGATATTCACGTCATTTCCCCCCAACTCCAAGACTACATGCAAATACctgtattttgaaaaaagacaaagggTAATACTTGTTTcgttaataaatacaaatatgcaaaaaaaaaacaaacatttaaaataaaaatagagaataAAATCAGTTAGGACTTTTTTGGGCTTAGAGAAAGCCATGTACAAATCCTTACAACTCTAAACAGTAAGCAAGTGCCAAGGTGGGCTACAAGTTACACAAGATAATAAATACATGAGAATGTTGAAAGTTCccatgatgacatcatcatcatatcTTTATTCCAGAAACAAACAGGCAGAACAGgcaatgcttttattttgataaaagtCATGCTTATTTTGCTCTGAAACAAcccaaacatttcattaaatgcattcatttaatgcaaagtttatgTTAATGCTGACATTAAATTCACACTGAAAAGGTTGAATGTTTTAGATAAGGTAAACCGTGACGTTCAGCTTCCAGAAGGATGTATATGTCTTACATAATTACAGTTATAGATTACAGGACAGCAAAAATACCTTGATTAAGTTTTCCTTTATTAGGTTTTGTCAACATGTTTAATTTGAgctatttttctcagtttttaaaactatCCAATTATTTTAAGGCGTTCGAGCCTTCCATACATTCCAACTACCGTAACATTTGTATTTGCGCGCCAAAGAATTAAACACTTTTGAGACTGGAGACACGGctgacatttgttttggttttgttgttctttttaatataCGACgttataaaaaatgtctctaaATATGTTTCAAAATTGTTTAACACCGAATTTCAAAGAaggtaataaatataaaataatgattacGTACTTGCACATTTTCTTCcctaaaatacagaaatttgttgtctaaaaatgaaaaacaagccaaaaatagctattttcaattttgtttttggatttattagtttttgtctttagtGACGCTGGGATTGCGAGACGCATTCTGATTACCGTAAAACTTGTGAATACGTCGCAAAATCCAACTCGTTTGACGGTGACGTTAGAGTAcgttgaaaaagttgttttcccTCTTCATTCCAGATTATTAAcgaaatatatgttttattaaaaatgttttcaggcaTATAAAAACATGTCTAACGCTAGTTCTTCACCCACGGACTAATTTGCTTTGTCTTTGAGTAACGCAGATTAGGTAGTGCTGTGAATGGAACACGGCGTAAATCAGTGTcgagtatttttaaattagcaaaCTATCATACAACTTAAAAAGCTTTAGAGGTTGACTATTTTTAGGGTTGTTTCACATATCAGCTAATGTTGCCATGGTTCCAAAACATTCCTCACGAGACAAACTTGGTTCCACACTTGTGTCGGTGTGACAGCTGCGCCCTCGTGCTGCGCCGCCGCGCGGTGTCCCTTTCCAGCCTCTTCTTCTCCAAAcgggaagttttttttctcgctCGAGTCATATGATGTGACCGCGGAGAAGCAGGAACCCGCCAGTCAGAGAGGAACCAGCGGCGTCTCCCACAGAAACACCGGAACGTGTCCGACTGGACGAAAAATGGGGAACACGCGAAGGAACGTTCTGAGAGGAAGCTGATGTCAACGCTGGGACCGAAACTCCTCGTCACTGACAGCTTCCCCCCTCGTCATGATAATAAGTTGTAGCTCTACTGTAGCTACTGTAATATCACGCAAACAAGGTAACATATAATAATATGCCGTTATGATACGTGTGGCTGTCGGGGAAGTTTGGTTTAACAGGCAGCTTGGCCTCACGGAACACGTTCTCGGTTCTCACTGCGAGACAGTGCACTGATTGACCTAAATGCACGTCAAGCCTTCAGGAGGAAAGCAACTCTTCAAAGACCATGGTTAACAAAGAAGAGCTGGAAGGAAGGCtgaagaagctgctggtgcGGCTGAAAACCCCGCAGGAGGACAGGCAGCTGTCCACGCTGATCCAAATCCTGCAGGATCTGCGGTCCCTGGCGGCGACGGAACATGGTAGGAAACCCCCCATTGTTCCCCGCATGTTCACCAAACTGCTGGCAACAAACAGGAAAACCTTTAAGTAACCACGCTGCAGCAGATTAAGGacatttgttatgttttaaaCGATAACTACTCCATCCAAAAAACCTACAATCCAGGTAGTTGCTGCATGATGTAAGATGTAGTGCATAGTGAACTTTATGCAATTGttacaaaaatcacagaaaGTGGGGTTTATTGACAGAATGACAATAAATCCTAAAACccttaatctattttttttaaaataagtggAGCAAATATTTGATTATTGTCAAACCATGTTTAAACAAACACTGTAGTTGTGCAGTATAAAGGATCAGTTTCAgtattattta from Xiphophorus maculatus strain JP 163 A chromosome 2, X_maculatus-5.0-male, whole genome shotgun sequence carries:
- the LOC102222904 gene encoding proton myo-inositol cotransporter-like isoform X2 → MSNRTGSRRQEAAEDGERSLIGPPSGRAGESLRDQDSSTTPCFVYLLAFFSALGGFLFGYDTGVVSGAMLLLKKEMHLSALWQELLVSSTVGAAALSALSGGFLNGWLGRRICILIASFIFCGGGIVMSVAQSKVVLLVGRITVGLGIGIASMTVPVYIAEVSPPHLRGQLVTINSLFITGGQFIASVVDGAFSYLSHNGWRYMLGLSILPAVLQFFGFVFLPESPRWLLQKGRSEEARRVLGRIRGDRNVEEEYDTIRISIEEEENDTGSGGVVILRILSYGPTRRALVVGCGLQMFQQLSGINTVMYYSATILQMAGVREDKQAIWLAAATSATNFVFTLVGVWLVERVGRRKLTLGSLLGTGLSLTLLAVGFLLSAQHSPPVTLHPIDFHNSTCRLYGSCEPCMLDPDCGFCYLENDAGVFNSSCVPVSPASPDSAAWGRCSNRTEESFSPYWAYNYCPTSYSWVVLLGLILYLASFAPGMGTMPWTVNSEIYPLWARSTGNACSAGVNWIFNVLVSLTFLHVAEYLTYYGAFFLYAGLVVLGLLFVLCCLPETKGLQLEDIESLFTKRLCSCGDLPASDDRRVHYIRQSSDYRPAHYGAVDSDCAIAYITLR
- the LOC102222904 gene encoding proton myo-inositol cotransporter-like isoform X1; its protein translation is MSNRTGSRRQEAAEDGERSLIGPPSGRAGESLRDQDSSTTPCFVYLLAFFSALGGFLFGYDTGVVSGAMLLLKKEMHLSALWQELLVSSTVGAAALSALSGGFLNGWLGRRICILIASFIFCGGGIVMSVAQSKVVLLVGRITVGLGIGIASMTVPVYIAEVSPPHLRGQLVTINSLFITGGQFIASVVDGAFSYLSHNGWRYMLGLSILPAVLQFFGFVFLPESPRWLLQKGRSEEARRVLGRIRGDRNVEEEYDTIRISIEEEENDTGSGGVVILRILSYGPTRRALVVGCGLQMFQQLSGINTVMYYSATILQMAGVREDKQAIWLAAATSATNFVFTLVGVWLVERVGRRKLTLGSLLGTGLSLTLLAVGFLLSAQHSPPVTLHPIDFHNSTCRLYGSCEPCMLDPDCGFCYLENDAGVFNSSCVPVSPASPDSAAWGRCSNRTEESFSPYWAYNYCPTSYSWVVLLGLILYLASFAPGMGTMPWTVNSEIYPLWARSTGNACSAGVNWIFNVLVSLTFLHVAEYLTYYGAFFLYAGLVVLGLLFVLCCLPETKGLQLEDIESLFTKRLCSCGDLPASDDRRVHYIRQSSDYRPAHYGAVDSDCAIAYITVSTALR
- the LOC102222904 gene encoding proton myo-inositol cotransporter-like isoform X3, translating into MSNRTGSRRQEAAEDGERSLIGPPSGRAGESLRDQDSSTTPCFVYLLAFFSALGGFLFGYDTGVVSGAMLLLKKEMHLSALWQELLVSSTVGAAALSALSGGFLNGWLGRRICILIASFIFCGGGIVMSVAQSKVVLLVGRITVGLGIGIASMTVPVYIAEVSPPHLRGQLVTINSLFITGGQFIASVVDGAFSYLSHNGWRYMLGLSILPAVLQFFGFVFLPESPRWLLQKGRSEEARRVLGRIRGDRNVEEEYDTIRISIEEEENDTGSGGVVILRILSYGPTRRALVVGCGLQMFQQLSGINTVMYYSATILQMAGVREDKQAIWLAAATSATNFVFTLVGVWLVERVGRRKLTLGSLLGTGLSLTLLAVGFLLSAQHSPPVTLHPIDFHNSTCRLYGSCEPCMLDPDCGFCYLENDAGVFNSSCVPVSPASPDSAAWGRCSNRTEESFSPYWAYNYCPTSYSWVVLLGLILYLASFAPGMGTMPWTVNSEIYPLWARSTGNACSAGVNWIFNVLVSLTFLHVAEYLTYYGAFFLYAGLVVLGLLFVLCCLPETKGLQLEDIESLFTKRLCSCGDLPASDDRRVHYIRVKGNNYLHSDNDASDVE